The Anastrepha obliqua isolate idAnaObli1 chromosome 5, idAnaObli1_1.0, whole genome shotgun sequence DNA window agtaatgcgcaaggtaactacatatgaacagtaatgagcaaggtaacgacacattttttcgtgcgtgcagcctgttaaatcgaattataagacgttatcacgtcaaaaatgcaatgccatcaatctgatgattcgcagtgagaacatgtataataaccagttcgtaaattggcacactttaggtgcacagctcgatcgcatacattgcaatgaatggagttgtttctgcttaactttttcggcattgcacctttgcaccatgatatatatacaaacaatgcaTGAATATTGCGAGGTATTTATGAAAGATGcgttaaaacgtcgaaaaaaacggtgtcttacaactccccaaatcgttttttttataaatggccgcgtagtaataaacacatcgaacgttcatgcccaagtgaatgtgtaaattcaaagctaataggacaattaataatttgtatattagGGGTGTCCTTATTTTGGGAAAGTTACTAGATCATCGTTCACCGggtctaatttttttccttttggtataaaaaaaataactgcaaaGTTTGAAGCCGATCGGGCTTCATTTGATGGACCCGGAAATCGCTTATATCTGAAAGATCCACTAATAGGTGTaaaaaagacgattttttcactattttactttattctgtatttttttgctcatggttgttgcttttttttattaaattacattgaataaatattattacatttcatttcaaatatattttacaaaaaaaccacCTAACAggaacatttttcatttaaatttacagCATGTCAAATGAAAATATAGTCGATTTCGTATCGTTTTTTGTTggggtttttttaaatatatgtaattatatttttttttcaatcctacattttttcaaatatatacgTATTTTTCCCTTTTCCACTAAATCGTCCTGCATGTCAGGCAACCCTGCGCAAGGGTCGTGCGCGACTCGGCGCCACGCCGGTAGGTGGCCGCGCGAGTCTTCTCTCCCATAAATGATATTATGCGCAGCGGCTTCAAAGCGACTTTGatattttgacaaaaagttTATCCCTGTGTCGTATAAGTGCTGCATCACACATCAAGTGCTTTCTGCGAAGTTTATTTGgaacatatggcaaaaaaaatatcaccatgTCGGATAAACCATCGACCTCAAGTCATTCAAGTAGAAGAtctgtgaaaaatttgaataacatTGATTTGATCGGCAACACTGCGCATCAGATCACGGGCGCCAAACTTCCGTGCATCAAACAAGTGTTACAAGTGATGTTCCATAATATGCGATTTGTTGGACTTACTGCAAAAGACAGTGCAAAATTGACCATAAGTGCAGCTGTAATATTTTGGCAACAAGCTCGCATTCCAATTATTAATGATGATAAGTGtgtgaaaaagctgatgaaagtTTACGACCAATGGAAAAACATACAAAGAACTGTCCCAGATAAAAGGTCAAATGCACAAAAGCAAGTTGCCGAACAATTTACTCAAAATCTTGATGATTTGTTTGATATTGCCATCGGTGATGCGTTGGAAAAAATTCGAATTGAAGAGGacagagaatttttaaaattgcaaaGACAAAAAGGTCGTCCAGGCTGCATGGTTGGTGTCGATATGAAGTTATATGGGCGAGAAAAACGTACGCAAGAACgacaagaaaaagaagaagcgcGTAAAAGAAAACACGAGGAAGAGATGGCTAGACCTTCAGgtaatttattgcaatatgtcataatttcaaaaatcatatttgattgtgaatttttttagatGTCGTGAATTGTGATGATGAAGATGCTGAAATGCCATTTTGTGAAACGATTGATGAAGAAAATGAACCGATTGACGATGACTGGGAACCAGAGAAAGTAGCTGGTAACGCAACATCCGCCAAAAAAAGAGGCCGAAAAGAATTCATCACAGCAAGATTGGCTGCTGCACTTGATAATGCTAAAGTTTCGGATGGTATGGCCGTGCATATCCTCATTGCAGCTGCTGAAGCATTTGGAAGACGGGCTGAAGAGTTAGCTATCAACCGTTCAACTATTCATCGCGCTCGCCTGGAACATCGATTGGAAGATACAAAAGATGTGATGGCTCGGTTTCCCGACAACGTAATTAAAACTTCagcttatatttaatttttattgggttttcaatttttcattttaaaataaattttttagataaataCCGTTGGATCATTAGTTGTTCATTGGGATGGCAAACTACTACAAGATTTGATTGGTAGACTCAAAGTTGAGCGCATAGCAGTTCTTGTGAGCTACAATGGGACATCCAAGTTCCTCGGAGCACCGAAAATTGAATCGTCAAGTGGAGAACACATTGCTGCTGCGGTTCGCTTACAAAAAGAGAAGCGAATGGTTTGCGCGGTATTTGCATTTTTCTCATCAAACTTTATATCAAGCCATGGTTCAGATGTACGAATGCTATAGCTGCTCCTCTCCAAGATTTGAACTTCGTTAAGGCTGCTGTTCAATACGATCAAACTGATTCTGCAATCTCAAAGgcagttacaaaaaaatttactcatcATTTATGGTATTTGTCGGAAGAATTGGTAGCCCTAGCCTTCTTCGATTCAGATGTGTCTCACGAAGAGAAACGCCAAATGGTTGAAAAATTACAATCCAAAGAGCcagttgtgaaattaaaaaacggtcgaacatatactaatttatcaacatttgaaaattacacTTTGAAAGatttcgtttcagaaaatacgAAGAAATTTTTCAACCGCTTTGGTTTGTCAACAACGTTTTTAGAGTTTGCCCCATCGACTTGGGAAACGGCATTTGATTACGAAGAAGGTTGgactttttgtcaaaatttgtttgttgttaatGATACAGCTGAAAGAGGcatcaaatttataaaagattttaacagaattttgaCGAACGACGAAGAAGAACTCCAATTAGTGTTGCAGTTTGTGCAATCATATCGCGAAAAATTCCGTTCCTATAAGAAATCTGACTTGACACTCTGAACTTTAGTGAGTTTATTTAACACACTtactagaaaatgtaaaaaaaagcaacaaccatgagcaaaaaaatacagaataaagtaaaaaattgaaaaaatcgtcttttttACACCTATTAGTGGATCTTTCAGATATAAGCGATTTCCGGGTCCATCAAATGAAGCCCGATCGGCTTCAAACtttgcagttattttttttacaccaaaaggaaaaaaattagaccCGGTGAACGATGATCTAGTAACTTTCCCAAAATAAGGACACCTctattgtatatattaacatttgcaatttgcttcaacaactgatcgaatgtatcgcaaaacaaattatgaaaaaaacttaccgagaaattccaaaacacagtaactggagagatgcgtcgaatgcgtgtaaatatgaccaatgctagctgaaaagtgagatcgcatcgacacttgttgacacttaaaatcgaatgtaaacaaatgagtaatgccgaaaggtaacaatgtctcacaactccccattttccCCTACATATTAACGAAATGAAGataatacaaggagaaggaatagttaatttaattgcgcaaatgcctgctaataataaacagttggaggaaatccgtaagcGACGTTTGCTGaacttgcaaaaaattatggcagcaatacgcatgcgaaattcgatattacactttttaataagcaataacAGGCCAAAGCGCCTATGGACAAgggtttttttctgtaatatgaatgcTTAATTAATAGTATctaacaacatttttctttgaattatgTCTCCAAACCAGTTTTCTTCGCCGGCGTccatattatttcgtttttactttgacgtttctctttacatttgtaaaaataattatcgataacacagaaaacgcagggttgtatttaaaaaagtatgattataatctaggattattttataatctcagatttctggggagaaattttgtatgggaaatctcgctttttaattacagattgggacttaagcacgaaaaagtagatcatctactgaTATGTGATCGTATTATTATGGCCCATAACATAGCAGAAGTCAATGATATTCCAGATCCGAAAGAGAAAGGGATATAGGCCATGTTCTGTGCAGGGAAATGGTGACATAACAAGGGCCGTGATTGATTCGAGTCCCCAAGGAAGTCGCAGACGGGGAAGACTAGCGAAAACTATGCCCTGTgacttatttacttatttatttttaagaagtcaagaaaaaatattatcagaCTGACTGCTAAAactaaagaataataaaaatatatacataattcaaTAATAAACTTACATCTAACTAGAATATATAAGCTTACTTCTAACTAACTTAAAAATAGAGTTCAATAGAATAGAGTCCACATCCTTTCTTAGAaactgaaaatttcttttatagaGACTGGCGCAAAACAGGCCCGACTGGAAGCAATTCTTTGTGACCTTGGTTCCAAACTGGAACGCCAAGAACTTCTAATGGTAATGTTAAAACATgttatcagtaaaatattacaaacagTTCAATTCAATAACAATCTCAGTTCAATACTCACTCCATGAGCAAGCCAGAAATAAAATGAGCTAAGTTAAAATACCCCTAAGAAGTTTGGCTACAAAATGTCTGCTATAAATGTGCGAGTGGTGAAGCCTGGCCTTGCCCTCATCAGCATATGTGCGATCATTTAGTCCATATGCCAATCTaaaagtactaaaaaaaatacacatccACAAAAACCACTTTAATTTAGAGAAGAACTAATTTACGGGAGAGCAATACCCAACAGGAGGAAACGACCACAAAAGGCACTTAAGTGTTGTGGAATGGCAGCTTAAAATAGCAAGGAAAATCAGGCATTAAAAGGCACTTGCAGCAAGTGAAGAGGAGTGAATAGATAGAAACCGACAacagagcaaaagaaaaaatattgggGCTGATTTAAATTGTTTTCGCAAATTGCTATCAACATACGTTTTGACTCTTTATTCAGAAAAAATACCACAGAAACATACAAAACGAATAAGATGCTGGATCAAATATTAGAATTTTGATAAATTCATTCGCCCAAATTCTTAAGGTGCGTTAAGGCAATgctcttttaaattattttattttcacggTCACATGCCTGTGGGtaacataacatttttaaaGTAGTTCTTAAAGTGTGTTTAACCAAGGTTGgaaaataagttcatagcgtttatTAAAAGACAGCAAATATATGCATACgtatttataaaactttatattatattgtatgtaAATTCAGGCATGCACAGGAGCGACATGGGTGGAAGAGTCAATCGACTTAAGGAAGTGAAATGTCGGGCAAACCGAACCAgcaataagcaaatttaaatcccTGCCATTAAGTTATGAAGACTAAATACTACATGAAAATTTAAAGCTATAATCCATAGCCACAAGATATTAATTTCAAAGACAATTGATTATTAAGTAATTAACTTAAGGCAAGATGAGCATATTTTTAGGCGTATGACGTGCAAGGTCTTAAGATTTGTGTAACAAATCAGTTGCtttcaaaatacatataaattacCTGTTGTATGGGAAGAAATATATTCACATTTGTTTTAACATACTTTCCTTTCGCTCTGCTATACAATCGCCGTTTGCTTCAGACGCCCTACTATTATGCCAGTATTGTAGCATACCTGCCggcgcatttaaaattttaattacccATTATACCTAACCACTAACCGGTTGCTTGAATTCTCTTCACTGCTATTCCAGCCATCAGCCGAGTCTGCGCTTTGTAACCACAATAGTTCAGCGTAGCGTGTAATTATTTCATCAATGCCCAGAATTGTAGTAAATAAATTAACTGTATTCCATAGTTGCAGGCGGGGACGGCCGTGCAGCAGTCGTGTATAATTACCGGAAATAAGTTTAGTTGGGTGAGTAATTGCTAAGCTGGTTTCGAAATCAccgtaatttttctttgaataggaATAGGAGCATTGAAAGTGCATAATTTAGGGTTCCGCaaaggtttaaaaatttaaaaataataataattaacatactttaaaatttacgaaaaaaatgcaGTACTTAAAATGTGTCGCATAACAAACTTAATCTAGAGCCCTAAAAGAGCATTAAAGCTCTAAAAAACCTATTAACCCTTTATGCACTAAAACtccattttttctcaaatattcaTTGAATGTACAGGGTGACCGACGGGAATCTGACGTTTTTGGGATGGCTAGTACTCTGCCGGTGAGAGGAGTAGGGAGGCGAATTACAAGCCAGTAATCTCGCCAGTCGATGCCGTTTCAGTAGCTATGGAGCGGTGGACGGTTGAACATCGCATGTTTGCGTATGACGCATTTGTGCAGAATGGCGGGTCTGTTATTACCGTGCAGCGACTTTTTCGTGTGCGTTTCAATCGTGGGCGTCGTGGAACCGTTCCAAGCCGCAACACGATTCTCAGTTGGGTTCATAATCTACGAATAACAGGATCTATTGTGAAAAAGAAGCCACCAGGTCCGACTAAGACAACAAG harbors:
- the LOC129248743 gene encoding uncharacterized protein LOC129248743, translated to MSDKPSTSSHSSRRSVKNLNNIDLIGNTAHQITGAKLPCIKQVLQVMFHNMRFVGLTAKDSAKLTISAAVIFWQQARIPIINDDKCVKKLMKVYDQWKNIQRTVPDKRSNAQKQVAEQFTQNLDDLFDIAIGDALEKIRIEEDREFLKLQRQKGRPGCMVGVDMKLYGREKRTQERQEKEEARKRKHEEEMARPSDVVNCDDEDAEMPFCETIDEENEPIDDDWEPEKVAGNATSAKKRGRKEFITARLAAALDNAKVSDGMAVHILIAAAEAFGRRAEELAINRSTIHRARLEHRLEDTKDVMARFPDNINTVGSLVVHWDGKLLQDLIGRLKVERIAVLVSYNGTSKFLGAPKIESSSGEHIAAAVRLQKEKRMVCAVFAFFSSNFISSHGSDVRML